One Campylobacter sputorum subsp. sputorum DNA segment encodes these proteins:
- the lpxA gene encoding acyl-ACP--UDP-N-acetylglucosamine O-acyltransferase — protein sequence MNKIDPRAIIEDGAILGDDVIVEANAFISKDSKIGNGCIIKQGARIIGDTTIGDGGKVFSYAIVGEIPQDMSFEVGEKTGLIIGKNATIHEFCTISSGSHKGDGFTRIGDNAFIMAYCHIAHDCVIGNNIIMANNATLAGHVEMGDYAVIGGLTPVHQFVKIGESCMIAGASALSQDIVPFCLAEGNRAYIRGLNLVGIRRRFDKEQVEIINQAFKFLFKSSNGLKDQAKELKEKTDNKHVLKMCDFILNTTRGIPLQKGKD from the coding sequence ATGAATAAAATAGATCCTAGAGCGATAATAGAAGATGGAGCTATACTAGGAGATGATGTTATAGTTGAAGCTAATGCTTTTATAAGCAAAGATTCTAAGATAGGAAATGGTTGTATTATTAAACAGGGTGCAAGAATCATTGGCGATACTACTATTGGAGATGGCGGAAAAGTATTTAGCTATGCTATAGTTGGCGAAATACCCCAAGATATGAGCTTTGAAGTTGGCGAAAAAACAGGACTTATAATAGGCAAAAATGCTACAATTCATGAATTTTGCACAATAAGCTCTGGTTCTCATAAGGGCGATGGTTTTACTAGGATAGGCGATAATGCTTTCATAATGGCTTATTGTCATATAGCACATGATTGCGTTATTGGAAACAACATTATTATGGCAAATAACGCAACTTTAGCAGGTCATGTCGAGATGGGCGATTATGCCGTAATTGGCGGATTGACACCGGTTCATCAGTTTGTAAAAATTGGCGAAAGCTGTATGATAGCAGGAGCTTCGGCGCTTTCTCAAGATATAGTGCCATTTTGTTTGGCTGAGGGTAACAGAGCTTATATAAGAGGCTTAAATTTAGTTGGAATAAGAAGAAGGTTCGATAAAGAACAAGTTGAGATAATCAATCAGGCTTTTAAATTTCTTTTTAAAAGTAGCAATGGTTTAAAAGACCAAGCCAAAGAGCTAAAAGAAAAAACCGATAATAAGCATGTTCTTAAAATGTGCGATTTTATATTAAATACAACAAGAGGAATTCCTCTACAAAAAGGAAAAGATTAA